One Oharaeibacter diazotrophicus DNA segment encodes these proteins:
- a CDS encoding DUF1127 domain-containing protein, producing the protein MFDTVVTKLRSYRKYQETYRELARLSGRELDDLGISRSDIPAIARRAAR; encoded by the coding sequence ATGTTCGACACCGTCGTCACCAAGCTTCGTTCGTACCGGAAGTACCAGGAGACCTACCGCGAGCTGGCCCGCCTCAGCGGCCGCGAGCTGGACGATCTCGGTATCTCCCGCTCGGACATCCCGGCCATCGCCCGCCGCGCGGCGCGCTGA
- a CDS encoding choice-of-anchor tandem repeat GloVer-containing protein: MARRMCRNTAIVAGILALLLPVAASPATAATYRTIHQFRDEASGSHPVVEVVRAADGMLYGTTRGGGAKGFGTVFRLAPPQTANGAYRYTLLHVFAGGRDGTNPLSGLVEGPGGSLFGTTESGGGGSCSGGCGTIFELAPKAGGGFVYRVVSRFDTATAGARASGSLAVRAGRIYGTTSAGGRFTGGTVWELRRVGAGWSRTILHAFRGGRNDGLYPRSGVVFGPDGALYGTTEAGGSETGGRGTVFRLALASGGVGPTTTILHRFADDGNGTGPIAPVTLDAKGTVYGTTPYGGTGTCFMRCGTVFRLAKSGGIWKATVIHRFDGQVGGAFPRGALVFDGAGRLYGTASTAGARGSFGTLFRLDPPAAAGGSWQRRILHTFAGPPGDGATPFGGLTRSGGAFWGTTRDGGGEGLGTVFSATP; the protein is encoded by the coding sequence ATGGCTCGACGCATGTGCCGAAACACCGCCATCGTCGCGGGTATCCTCGCGCTTCTCCTCCCGGTCGCCGCAAGCCCGGCGACCGCGGCGACCTACCGGACCATCCATCAGTTCCGCGACGAAGCGTCGGGATCGCATCCGGTCGTCGAAGTCGTCCGGGCCGCCGACGGCATGCTCTACGGCACGACCCGGGGCGGCGGCGCCAAGGGCTTCGGCACCGTGTTCCGTCTCGCGCCGCCGCAGACTGCGAACGGTGCCTACCGGTACACCCTGCTCCACGTCTTCGCCGGTGGGCGGGACGGGACGAATCCGCTCTCCGGACTGGTCGAAGGCCCGGGCGGCTCGCTGTTCGGCACCACCGAATCGGGCGGAGGCGGCAGCTGTTCGGGTGGTTGCGGCACGATCTTCGAACTGGCGCCGAAGGCGGGCGGCGGCTTCGTCTACCGGGTGGTCAGCCGGTTCGACACGGCGACCGCCGGCGCGCGCGCGTCCGGCAGCCTCGCCGTCCGCGCGGGGCGGATCTACGGGACCACCAGTGCCGGCGGGCGGTTCACCGGCGGCACGGTCTGGGAACTCCGCCGGGTCGGCGCGGGGTGGTCGCGGACGATCCTGCACGCGTTCCGCGGCGGGCGGAACGACGGGCTCTACCCCCGTTCAGGCGTGGTGTTCGGTCCGGACGGGGCGCTCTACGGCACCACCGAGGCCGGCGGCAGCGAGACGGGCGGACGCGGCACCGTCTTCCGCCTCGCGCTCGCGTCGGGCGGCGTCGGGCCCACGACGACGATCCTCCATCGCTTCGCCGACGACGGCAACGGGACCGGCCCGATCGCACCGGTGACGCTCGATGCCAAGGGAACGGTCTACGGCACCACGCCCTACGGCGGAACCGGCACCTGCTTCATGCGATGCGGCACCGTCTTCCGGCTCGCCAAGTCGGGCGGGATCTGGAAGGCGACCGTCATCCATCGCTTCGACGGGCAGGTGGGTGGCGCCTTTCCGCGCGGTGCCCTGGTGTTCGACGGTGCGGGCCGCCTCTACGGAACCGCATCCACCGCCGGCGCCCGCGGCTCGTTCGGCACGCTCTTCCGGCTCGATCCACCGGCGGCGGCCGGCGGATCCTGGCAGCGACGGATCCTGCACACCTTCGCCGGTCCGCCGGGCGATGGCGCCACGCCGTTCGGCGGCCTGACGCGCTCGGGCGGGGCGTTCTGGGGCACAACCCGCGACGGCGGCGGGGAAGGCCTCGGAACGGTTTTCAGCGCCACGCCGTGA
- a CDS encoding allantoate amidohydrolase: protein MTAALDLGRRAQAMLDALAALSDEDGRITRLYLSPAHRRAVDLVARWMGEAGLSVSVDALGTVRGSLPPARSGPTANRRLLIGSHIDTVVDAGRYDGTLGVVAGILAVQELAARGIRLPFGLDVLAFGDEEGVRFPTTLASSSAIAGTFDPAALGSADADGVTLREALVGFGCDPERIPDAAYAPDDVLGYLEVHIEQGPVLEIDNLPLGVVTSIAGQSRFHVTVSGEAGHAGTVPMTMRRDALAATAEMMLAVEDVARAGRDDHMVATVGRLSLEPGAVNVIPRRASFTLDLRAESDPPRAAAAAEIRRRFGAICEKRNVSYLMDRYHDTPTTPCAERLRNAFGRAVDDLGIPVRRLTSGAGHDGHAVHALCDIAMLFVRCRGGISHNPNEYAEVADVGLAVEALVGAVAAVAAEADTARGGGER from the coding sequence GTGACCGCCGCGCTCGATCTCGGCCGCCGCGCCCAGGCGATGCTCGACGCGCTGGCCGCCCTCTCCGACGAGGACGGCCGGATCACCCGGCTCTACCTGTCGCCGGCGCATCGCCGCGCGGTCGACCTCGTCGCGCGCTGGATGGGCGAGGCGGGCCTGTCGGTCTCGGTCGACGCGCTCGGCACGGTCCGCGGATCGCTGCCGCCCGCGCGGTCCGGGCCGACCGCGAATCGCCGCCTGCTGATCGGCTCGCACATCGACACCGTCGTCGACGCGGGCCGTTACGACGGCACGCTCGGCGTCGTCGCCGGCATCCTGGCGGTGCAGGAACTCGCGGCGCGCGGTATCCGCCTGCCGTTCGGGCTCGACGTGCTCGCCTTCGGCGACGAGGAGGGCGTGCGCTTCCCGACCACGCTCGCGTCGTCCTCCGCGATCGCAGGCACCTTCGACCCCGCCGCGCTCGGCTCGGCCGACGCCGACGGCGTCACGTTGCGCGAGGCGCTGGTCGGCTTCGGCTGCGACCCCGAACGCATCCCGGACGCCGCCTATGCGCCGGACGACGTGCTCGGCTACCTCGAGGTCCACATCGAGCAGGGGCCGGTGCTCGAAATCGACAACCTGCCGCTCGGCGTCGTTACGTCGATCGCCGGCCAGTCGCGCTTCCATGTCACCGTCTCGGGCGAAGCCGGCCACGCCGGCACCGTGCCGATGACCATGCGCCGCGACGCCCTCGCCGCCACCGCGGAGATGATGCTCGCGGTCGAGGACGTCGCCCGCGCCGGCCGCGACGACCACATGGTCGCGACCGTCGGGCGGCTGTCGCTGGAGCCCGGCGCGGTCAACGTGATCCCGCGGCGGGCGAGCTTCACGCTCGACCTGCGCGCCGAGTCCGATCCGCCGCGCGCCGCCGCCGCCGCCGAGATCCGCCGCCGTTTCGGCGCGATCTGCGAGAAGCGCAACGTGTCCTACCTGATGGACCGCTACCACGATACGCCGACGACGCCCTGCGCCGAACGGCTGCGGAACGCCTTTGGACGGGCTGTGGACGACCTGGGGATACCGGTGCGCCGGCTCACCTCCGGCGCCGGCCACGACGGCCACGCCGTCCACGCGCTCTGCGACATCGCCATGCTGTTCGTGCGTTGCCGCGGCGGCATCAGTCACAATCCGAACGAATACGCCGAGGTCGCCGACGTCGGCCTCGCGGTCGAGGCGCTGGTCGGCGCCGTGGCCGCGGTGGCCGCGGAGGCCGACACGGCCCGAGGAGGAGGGGAGAGATGA
- a CDS encoding molybdopterin oxidoreductase family protein yields MNRPVVNRHAASACPHDCPSTCALEVEVLDERTIGRIRGAADNDYTAGVICAKVARYAERVHHPDRLTRPLLRTGPKGSGQFTPIGWDEALDRIAEAFLAAEAAHGPQAVWPYYYAGTMGLVQRDGIHRLRHAKGYSRQFDSICTNTAWTGWIAGTGRLTGPDPREIAKADCVVIWGTNAVATQVNVMTHAIRARKTRGAKIVAIDVYETETVRQADLGLVLRPGTDAALACAVMHVAFRDGYADRDYLARYSDVPEELEAHLASRTPEWAAAITGLTVVEIEAFAKLVGTTKRSFFRLGYGFTRSRNGTVSMHAAASIAVVLGSFRHEGGGAFHNNGAIYRLDKSMIEGTDRLDPTIRELDQSRIGSVLTGEPDVLFGGPPVTAMLIQNTNPMTVTPEQDKVRRGFAREDLFVAVHEQFMTDTARMADVVLPATMFLEHDDIYKGGGNQYVLFGPKLIEAPGEARENHFVHAELARRLGAEHPGFAMTAREHVDWLLRHSGIGTLAELEEKRWIDCQPPFERAHFLDGFGHPDGRFHFKPDWTRVPAPNAGPMGPWREMPALPDFWPVIEEADEAHPFRLVTAPARSFLNSSFGETVSGRKREGRPTLMIRPDDAARIGLSEGGRVEVANGRGRVVLTAALFDGLKPGVVVAEGIWANADHEDGRGINSLTGSDPVAPYGGVGFHDNKVRLRALDAAT; encoded by the coding sequence ATGAACCGGCCCGTCGTCAATCGCCACGCGGCGTCCGCCTGCCCGCACGATTGTCCGTCGACCTGTGCGCTCGAGGTCGAGGTGCTCGACGAGCGCACGATCGGCCGCATCCGCGGCGCCGCCGACAACGACTACACCGCCGGCGTCATCTGCGCGAAGGTCGCCCGCTACGCCGAACGCGTCCACCATCCGGACCGGCTGACCCGGCCGCTGCTGCGCACGGGGCCGAAGGGCTCGGGCCAATTCACGCCGATCGGCTGGGACGAGGCGCTCGACCGGATCGCCGAGGCCTTCCTCGCCGCCGAGGCCGCCCACGGGCCGCAGGCGGTGTGGCCCTACTACTATGCCGGCACCATGGGCCTCGTGCAGCGCGACGGCATCCACCGCCTGCGCCACGCCAAGGGCTACTCGCGCCAGTTCGACAGCATCTGTACCAACACCGCCTGGACCGGCTGGATTGCAGGCACCGGCCGTCTCACCGGCCCCGATCCGCGCGAGATCGCCAAGGCCGACTGCGTGGTGATCTGGGGCACCAACGCGGTGGCGACCCAGGTCAACGTCATGACCCACGCCATCCGCGCCCGGAAGACGCGCGGGGCGAAGATCGTGGCGATCGACGTCTACGAGACCGAGACGGTGCGCCAGGCCGACCTCGGCCTCGTGCTGCGTCCGGGCACCGACGCCGCGCTCGCCTGTGCGGTCATGCACGTCGCCTTCCGCGACGGCTACGCCGACCGCGACTATCTCGCCCGCTATTCCGACGTGCCGGAGGAACTCGAGGCCCATCTCGCCAGCCGCACGCCGGAATGGGCTGCGGCGATCACCGGCCTGACGGTGGTAGAGATCGAGGCCTTCGCCAAGCTGGTCGGCACCACCAAGCGCAGCTTTTTCCGGCTCGGCTACGGCTTCACCCGCAGCCGCAACGGCACGGTGTCGATGCATGCGGCGGCGTCGATCGCCGTCGTGCTCGGCTCGTTCCGCCACGAGGGCGGCGGCGCCTTCCACAACAACGGCGCGATCTACCGGCTCGACAAGTCGATGATCGAGGGCACCGACCGGCTCGATCCCACGATCCGCGAACTCGACCAGTCGCGGATCGGCTCGGTGCTGACCGGCGAGCCGGACGTGCTGTTCGGCGGGCCGCCGGTGACGGCCATGCTGATCCAGAACACCAACCCGATGACGGTGACGCCCGAGCAGGACAAGGTCCGCCGCGGCTTTGCGCGCGAGGATCTCTTCGTCGCGGTCCACGAGCAGTTCATGACCGACACCGCCCGCATGGCCGACGTGGTGCTGCCGGCGACGATGTTCCTCGAGCACGACGACATCTACAAGGGCGGCGGCAACCAGTACGTCCTGTTCGGGCCGAAGCTGATCGAGGCGCCGGGCGAGGCGCGCGAGAACCACTTCGTCCACGCCGAACTCGCCCGACGCCTCGGCGCCGAGCACCCGGGCTTCGCGATGACGGCGCGCGAGCACGTCGACTGGCTGCTCCGCCACTCCGGCATCGGCACGCTCGCCGAACTCGAGGAGAAGCGCTGGATCGACTGCCAGCCGCCGTTCGAGCGCGCCCATTTCCTCGACGGCTTCGGCCATCCCGACGGCCGGTTCCATTTCAAGCCGGACTGGACCCGCGTGCCGGCGCCGAACGCCGGGCCGATGGGGCCGTGGCGAGAGATGCCGGCGCTGCCCGACTTCTGGCCGGTGATCGAAGAGGCCGACGAGGCCCACCCGTTCCGCCTCGTCACCGCCCCGGCGCGCTCGTTCCTGAACTCGTCCTTCGGCGAGACCGTCTCGGGGAGGAAGCGCGAGGGCCGGCCGACCCTGATGATCCGGCCCGACGACGCCGCGCGCATCGGCCTTTCCGAGGGCGGGCGCGTCGAAGTCGCGAACGGGCGCGGCCGCGTCGTTCTGACGGCGGCGCTGTTCGACGGGCTGAAGCCGGGCGTCGTCGTCGCCGAGGGCATCTGGGCCAACGCCGACCACGAGGACGGCCGCGGCATCAACAGCCTGACCGGCTCGGACCCGGTCGCACCCTATGGCGGTGTCGGCTTCCACGACAACAAGGTGCGGCTGCGCGCGCTCGACGCCGCGACGTGA
- a CDS encoding Mth938-like domain-containing protein, translating into MEPRGPRRIEPRDRHFPDQVPIDAYGNGGFRFAGLSHRGSLLVLPSGVHGWDPAAPAAIDTASLAPVVDQADAIDTLLVGTGRDLVPLPADVRAALREAGIGVDVMLTGAAIRIFNIVLGERRKVAAALIAVD; encoded by the coding sequence ATGGAACCCCGCGGGCCGCGCCGCATCGAACCGCGCGACCGCCATTTCCCCGATCAGGTGCCGATCGACGCCTACGGCAACGGCGGTTTCCGATTCGCCGGCCTGTCGCACCGCGGCTCGCTGCTGGTGCTGCCTTCGGGCGTGCACGGCTGGGATCCGGCCGCGCCCGCGGCGATCGACACGGCGTCGCTGGCGCCGGTCGTCGATCAGGCCGACGCGATCGACACGCTGCTGGTCGGCACCGGCCGCGACCTGGTTCCGCTGCCGGCCGACGTCAGGGCGGCCCTGCGCGAGGCCGGCATCGGTGTCGACGTGATGTTGACCGGGGCGGCGATCCGCATCTTCAACATCGTGCTCGGCGAGCGCCGCAAGGTCGCCGCCGCGCTGATCGCGGTGGACTGA
- a CDS encoding phytoene/squalene synthase family protein, producing MASERTDAAYAAAEASVRSGDRDRWLADLFLPAESRRHVFALHAFSLEIARVRDVVREPMPGEIRLQWWVDALEGAGHGAVESHPIAAALIDTVDRFRLPRRSLANLVEARRFDLYDDAMPSLGDLEGYTGETASVLFLHAATVLCAGEDAGAADAAGHAGVAYAITGLMRALPLHARRNQVYLPEDVLRRHGASADDVRAMRDGPALRGALGEMREHARHHLARAVGALCAIDPRARPAFVGLGLVEPWLRALEKAAPFGAPADVSGWRKPVALWRFSRRIAR from the coding sequence ATGGCCTCCGAGCGGACGGACGCCGCCTATGCGGCCGCCGAGGCGTCGGTGCGGTCGGGCGATCGCGACCGCTGGCTCGCCGACCTGTTCCTGCCGGCGGAGTCGCGAAGGCACGTGTTCGCGCTCCACGCCTTCTCGCTGGAGATCGCGCGCGTCCGCGACGTCGTGCGCGAGCCGATGCCGGGCGAAATCCGGCTGCAGTGGTGGGTCGACGCGCTGGAGGGCGCCGGCCACGGCGCCGTCGAATCGCACCCGATCGCGGCGGCGCTCATCGACACCGTCGACCGCTTCCGTCTGCCGCGACGCTCGCTGGCGAATCTCGTCGAGGCCCGCCGCTTCGACCTCTACGACGACGCCATGCCCTCGCTCGGCGACCTCGAAGGCTATACCGGCGAGACTGCGTCGGTGCTGTTCCTGCACGCCGCCACCGTCCTCTGCGCCGGCGAGGACGCCGGGGCCGCCGACGCCGCCGGGCACGCCGGCGTCGCCTACGCGATCACCGGCCTGATGCGGGCGCTGCCGCTGCACGCGCGCCGCAACCAGGTGTACCTGCCGGAGGACGTCCTGCGCCGCCACGGCGCCTCGGCCGACGACGTCAGGGCGATGCGCGACGGCCCGGCCTTGCGCGGTGCGCTCGGCGAGATGCGCGAGCACGCCCGCCACCATCTCGCCCGCGCGGTCGGCGCGCTCTGCGCGATCGATCCGCGGGCGCGGCCGGCCTTCGTCGGGCTCGGTCTGGTCGAGCCCTGGCTGAGGGCGCTCGAGAAGGCCGCCCCCTTCGGCGCGCCGGCCGACGTCTCCGGCTGGCGGAAGCCCGTGGCGCTCTGGCGATTCTCCCGCCGCATCGCGCGCTGA
- a CDS encoding MarC family protein translates to MSDYLLNAFATLLVTIDPIGLAPLFLAVTRGASAEMRSAIAVRASVIATIILVAFALTGTMVLTFLGISLPAFRIAGGLLLFWIAFEMVFEKREKRKQATAAQAVHADRADAAASLQAPEDLRHIAVFPLAIPLIAGPGAISATILMASRAPSTGALALLIVLIAAMIGSCLLVFRAAHTVDRHLGDTGRSVLTRLLGVLLSALSVQFVADGIKAIMA, encoded by the coding sequence ATGTCGGACTATCTTCTCAACGCCTTCGCGACGCTGCTGGTCACGATCGACCCGATCGGGCTGGCGCCGCTGTTCCTGGCGGTGACCCGCGGCGCCTCGGCGGAGATGCGTTCCGCGATCGCGGTGCGCGCCTCGGTGATCGCCACGATCATCCTGGTCGCCTTCGCCCTCACCGGCACCATGGTGCTGACGTTCCTCGGCATTTCCCTGCCGGCCTTCCGAATCGCCGGTGGGCTGCTCCTGTTCTGGATCGCCTTCGAGATGGTGTTCGAGAAGCGCGAGAAGCGGAAGCAGGCGACCGCCGCGCAGGCCGTCCACGCCGACCGCGCCGACGCCGCCGCTTCGCTGCAGGCGCCCGAGGACCTGCGCCACATCGCGGTGTTCCCGCTGGCAATCCCGCTGATCGCCGGGCCGGGCGCGATCTCTGCCACCATCCTGATGGCCTCGCGCGCGCCCTCGACCGGCGCGCTGGCGCTCCTGATCGTGCTGATCGCCGCGATGATCGGAAGCTGCCTGCTCGTCTTCCGCGCGGCCCACACGGTCGACCGCCATCTCGGCGACACCGGCCGCAGCGTGCTGACGCGGCTCCTCGGCGTGCTGCTGTCGGCGCTGTCGGTGCAGTTCGTCGCCGACGGCATCAAGGCGATCATGGCCTGA
- the trmFO gene encoding methylenetetrahydrofolate--tRNA-(uracil(54)-C(5))-methyltransferase (FADH(2)-oxidizing) TrmFO, whose product MTNTPSSPIHVVGGGLAGSEAAWQIAGRGIPVVLHEMRPVRGTDAHKGGDFAELVCSNSFRSDDAENNAVGLLHEEMRRAGSLIMASADRHQVPAGGALAVDRDGFAAAVTAALESHPLITIDRGEVAGLPPEDWDSVILATGPLTSPALAEAIRGLTGRDSLAFFDAIAPIVHFETIDMGKAWFQSRYDKTGPGGTGADYVNCPMNREQYEAFVDALLAGDKTEFKAFEGTPYFDGCLPIEVMAERGRETLRHGPMKPVGLTNPHDPTVKSHAIVQLRQDNALGTLYNMVGFQTKLKYAEQVRVFRMIPGLEKAEFARLGGLHRNTYLDSPRLLDPTLRLKAMPRLRFAGQVTGCEGYVESAAVGLLAGRFAAAERTGATPVPPPPTTAFGALLGHITGGHLSVEGEGPRSFQPMNVNFGLFPDIEPPKEPGRKLKGPERGAAKRRAMSARALADLAVWLAGDTSAAAAE is encoded by the coding sequence ATGACGAACACCCCCTCCTCCCCCATCCACGTCGTCGGCGGCGGCCTCGCCGGCTCCGAGGCGGCTTGGCAGATCGCCGGCCGCGGCATTCCCGTCGTCCTGCACGAGATGCGCCCGGTGCGCGGCACCGACGCCCACAAGGGCGGCGACTTCGCCGAACTGGTCTGCTCCAACTCCTTCCGCTCGGACGACGCCGAGAACAACGCCGTCGGCCTCCTCCACGAGGAGATGCGCCGGGCCGGCTCGTTGATCATGGCCTCGGCCGACCGCCATCAGGTGCCAGCCGGCGGCGCCCTCGCCGTCGACCGCGACGGCTTCGCGGCGGCGGTGACGGCCGCGCTCGAATCGCATCCGCTGATCACGATCGACCGTGGCGAGGTCGCCGGCCTGCCGCCGGAAGACTGGGACAGCGTGATCCTCGCCACCGGCCCGCTGACCTCGCCCGCCCTCGCCGAGGCGATCCGCGGCCTGACCGGCCGCGACTCGCTCGCCTTCTTCGACGCCATCGCCCCGATCGTCCATTTCGAGACCATCGACATGGGCAAGGCGTGGTTCCAGTCGCGTTACGACAAGACCGGCCCGGGCGGCACCGGCGCCGACTACGTCAACTGTCCGATGAACCGCGAACAGTACGAGGCCTTCGTCGACGCCCTGCTCGCCGGCGACAAGACCGAGTTCAAGGCCTTCGAGGGCACGCCCTATTTCGACGGCTGCCTGCCGATCGAGGTGATGGCCGAGCGCGGCCGCGAGACGCTGCGCCATGGCCCGATGAAGCCGGTCGGGCTCACCAACCCGCACGATCCCACGGTGAAGTCCCACGCCATCGTGCAGCTGCGTCAGGACAACGCCCTCGGCACGCTCTACAACATGGTCGGTTTCCAGACGAAGCTGAAATACGCCGAGCAGGTTCGGGTCTTCCGGATGATCCCGGGCCTCGAGAAGGCCGAGTTCGCCCGCCTCGGCGGCCTGCACCGCAACACCTATCTCGACAGTCCGCGCCTGCTCGACCCGACGCTGCGACTGAAGGCCATGCCGCGGCTGCGCTTCGCCGGTCAGGTCACCGGCTGCGAGGGCTACGTCGAATCGGCCGCCGTCGGCCTGCTCGCCGGCCGCTTCGCCGCCGCCGAGCGAACCGGCGCCACGCCGGTGCCGCCGCCGCCGACCACCGCCTTCGGCGCCCTGCTCGGCCACATTACCGGCGGCCATCTATCGGTCGAGGGCGAGGGCCCGCGCTCGTTCCAGCCGATGAACGTCAACTTCGGCCTCTTCCCCGACATCGAGCCGCCGAAGGAGCCGGGCCGCAAGCTGAAGGGACCCGAACGCGGCGCCGCCAAGCGCCGCGCCATGAGCGCGCGTGCACTCGCGGATCTCGCGGTCTGGCTCGCCGGGGACACGTCGGCGGCCGCGGCGGAGTGA
- the secF gene encoding protein translocase subunit SecF: MRHLRLFPDDTAIPFMRWRKFSFLFSGILSVLCFVAYFTFGMNTGIDFQGGTLMEIQTKAGPADLGDIRQKMNGLGLGEVQVQSFGAPENVLLRIVRQPGGDAEQVAVVGKVQAVFGDTVEYRRTEVVGPRVSGELAQNGIIGVLLALAGIMVYVWFRFEWQYSLGAVIATLHDIVLTIGLFAVLQLEFNLSSIAAILTIIGYSLNDTVVVYDRIREMRRKYKRMPLPAMLDLAINQTLTRTTNTALTTLIALLALYVFGGEVIRSFTFAMLFGVIVGTYSSIFIAAPVLIFLDPQLAGDKSEDEGEEAKAAPAKA, encoded by the coding sequence ATGCGCCACCTCCGCCTGTTCCCCGACGACACCGCCATCCCGTTCATGCGGTGGCGCAAGTTCAGCTTCCTGTTCTCCGGCATCCTGTCGGTGCTGTGCTTCGTCGCCTACTTCACCTTCGGCATGAACACCGGCATCGATTTCCAGGGTGGCACGCTCATGGAGATCCAGACCAAGGCCGGCCCCGCCGACCTCGGCGACATCCGCCAGAAGATGAACGGCCTCGGCCTCGGCGAGGTGCAGGTGCAGTCCTTCGGCGCGCCGGAGAACGTGCTGCTGCGCATCGTCCGCCAACCCGGCGGCGACGCCGAACAGGTCGCGGTGGTCGGCAAGGTGCAGGCGGTGTTCGGCGATACCGTCGAGTATCGCCGCACCGAAGTGGTCGGTCCGCGCGTCTCCGGCGAACTGGCGCAGAACGGCATCATCGGCGTGCTGCTCGCGCTCGCCGGCATCATGGTCTACGTCTGGTTCCGCTTCGAGTGGCAGTACTCGCTCGGCGCCGTGATCGCCACGCTGCACGACATCGTGCTGACGATCGGCCTGTTCGCCGTGCTGCAGCTCGAGTTCAACCTGTCGTCGATCGCCGCGATCCTGACGATCATCGGCTATTCGCTGAACGACACCGTCGTCGTCTACGACCGAATCCGCGAGATGCGACGCAAGTACAAGCGCATGCCGCTGCCGGCGATGCTCGACCTCGCGATCAACCAGACGCTGACGCGCACCACCAACACCGCGCTCACCACCTTGATCGCGCTGCTGGCGCTCTATGTGTTCGGGGGCGAGGTGATCCGGTCGTTCACCTTCGCGATGCTGTTCGGCGTGATCGTCGGCACCTACTCGTCGATCTTCATCGCCGCGCCGGTGCTGATCTTCCTCGACCCGCAGCTCGCCGGCGACAAGTCGGAGGACGAGGGCGAAGAGGCCAAGGCGGCGCCCGCCAAGGCCTGA
- the uraD gene encoding 2-oxo-4-hydroxy-4-carboxy-5-ureidoimidazoline decarboxylase encodes MTDAAFAAAFADIAEHSPWVAEAAAAARPFGSREAMVAAFAAAIAGAPREARLALANAHPDLAGRAAIAGEMAEDSVREQTGAGLDRLSPEEFARFTELNDRYRARFGFPFILAVKGATKDVILAAFEARVGNEPEAEFANAIAQITRIVRFRLEDRVRP; translated from the coding sequence ATGACGGACGCCGCCTTCGCCGCCGCCTTCGCCGACATCGCCGAACACTCGCCCTGGGTCGCCGAGGCCGCCGCCGCGGCCCGCCCCTTCGGCAGCCGCGAGGCCATGGTCGCCGCCTTCGCCGCGGCGATCGCGGGGGCCCCGCGCGAGGCCCGTCTCGCGCTCGCCAACGCCCACCCCGATCTCGCCGGCCGTGCCGCGATCGCCGGCGAGATGGCCGAGGATTCGGTGCGCGAGCAGACCGGCGCCGGCCTCGACCGGCTGAGCCCCGAGGAATTCGCCCGCTTCACCGAACTCAACGACCGCTACCGCGCCCGCTTCGGCTTCCCCTTCATCCTCGCGGTCAAGGGCGCCACCAAGGACGTGATCCTCGCCGCCTTCGAGGCGCGGGTCGGCAACGAGCCCGAGGCCGAATTCGCCAATGCGATCGCGCAGATCACGCGGATCGTCCGCTTCCGCCTCGAAGACCGGGTGCGCCCGTGA